Within the Pseudonocardia sp. HH130630-07 genome, the region CCTTTGCCAACCTGGTGTTGGGGCTGGTCAGAGCCTGTGCGGCGTGGCGTGCCCTCGAATGGGTGAAGCTCCTGGTAGACGGGCGATTGCTGAGATCGAAACCGTCCGACCAGGAGCTTCAAGGTGCTGTCCTACCCGTCCGGGATGACCGTGTCCAGCCGTGCCCTGCACGTACTCTCTGACGCGCTGCGCGCGCACCGCAACCAGCGGGCGACCCGGTGGCGGAAGCTGACGTGCGGCCGCCAGGCCCTGCTCGTGGTCGCCCACCTGCGCAAGGGCGAGACCTACACCGACCTCGCCTGCGGTTTCCGGGTCGGGACCTCGACGGTCTACCGCTACCTGCGCGAGGCGATCGAGCTGCTCGCGGCGATGGCCCCGACCCTGGAGCAGGCGATCGACGTCGCCATCGGGAAAGCGTTCGTCATCCTCGACGGCACCCTGCTGCGCATCGACCGCGTCGGGATGGCCTCGGGCTATGACCGCGGGTTCTACTCCGGCAAGCACAAGTGCCACGGACTCAACGTCCAGGTCATCGCCGACCCCGCCGGCCGGCTGGTGTGGATCTCCCCGCCGCTTCCCGGAGCCCGCCACGACATAGGCGCCGCCCGCGAGCACGGCATCATCGACGCCCTGACCGAGCACCGGATCCGGGCGGCTGCCGACACCGCATATCAGGGCGCCGGCCCGACGGTCGCGGTCCCGCACCGGCGGCGACGCAAGGACCCCGACACCGGCCGGTTCCGCCCGCTGTCGCACAACCAGCGCGAGGTCAACGCCGCTCACTCACGCCGCCGCGGACCCGGTGAGCGGGTCAACGCCGAGCTGAAGAACTGGAAGATCCTGCGCAAGATCCGCTCCAGCCCGAACCGGGCCGGACAGCTCATCGCCGCAGTTCAGACCCTCATGATCGTCAACACCTGACCAGGTTGGCAAAGGCTCAGTGAGAAAACGGGTCTGTAACAGGAACGGTGGTTCCGGCGTTGTTGGTTAGTAGTGCTCGGCGGACGGCCAGCGGTCACCGAACGTGATCGCGAAGGCGTTGATCACCGGCTTCCATCGGATCGTCCACCGTGCGCGGCCTCGCCCGGTCGGGTCGAGGCTGCGGGTCACAAGGTACAGGCATTTCAACGCGGCCGCCTCGCTGGGGAAATGCCCTCGCGCCCGTACCGCTCGGCGGTAGCGGGCGTTGAGTGATTCGATCGCGTTCGTCGAACACAACACGGCACGGATCTCGGCATCGTAGTCGAGGAACGGAACGAACTCGGTCCAGGCGTTGCGCCACAACCGGATCATCGCCGGATAAGTGCGACCCCATTTCTCGTCGAGGTCATCGAGAGCAGCGAGAGCGGCGTCGGCGGTGGGGGCCGTGTAGATCGCCCGAATCCCTCGCTTGATCGCATCGGTGTCACGCCGCGACGTCAACCGGAACGAGTTCCTGATCAAGTGCACGATGCATGTCTGCACGATGGTCTGTGGCCACACGTTCTCCACCACCTCGGGCAGGCCTTTCAACCCGTCGCAGACCAGGAAGAACACGTCCCGCATGCCGCGGTTACGCAGGTCGGTCAGCACCCCCAGCCAGAACTTCGCGCCCTCACCACCGGAGCCGGCCCACAGGCCCAGCACGTCCTTGCGGCCGTCGACGGTGACCCCGATCGCCGCGTAGACGGGCCGGTTGGCGACCTGCCCGTCGCGGACCTTCACCATGATCGCGTCCACGAAGACCGCGACGTACACCGCATCGAGTGGCCGCGACACCCATTCCTGCATCTCGGCGATCACCGAGTCGGTGATCCGTGAGACGGTCTCCTTCGACACCGACGCCCCGTAGATCTCCGAGAAATGCGCCGAGATCTCCCCGGTCGTCAAACCCTTCGCGTACAGCGACAACACGATCTCATCGACATCCCCCAACCGCCGTTGCCGTTTCCGAACGATCTGGGGTTCGAACGTCGAGTCGCGGTCTCTCGGTACCTCGATCTCGACCTCCCCGACAGCATCGGAGATCACCGTCTTCGACCGGTGACCGTTCCGGTTGTTCGTCGATTCCCGGTCCGGGTCGGCCCGGTTCTTTGCATGCCCGAGGTGCTCGGTCATCTCCTCCCCGAGCGCAGTCTCCAGAACGTTCTTGGTGAACAGCTTCAACAGCCCATCCGGGCCGGTCAGCTCCAGGCCGCGTGCTCGCGCGTCGGCCACCATCGCCGCCGCGGCGGCCTGCTCGGGCGAGAGCTGACGCCCTGAACCCGTCTCATCCTTGGCTGAACCCACAAGGTCCGATGTCATCACTCACAGTGAGCCTTTTTCAACCTGACCAGCGAGCTTCTGCGTCAGGAGATCGCGAAGGTTGCAGCGCAACTGCTCTGACCACAGCTGCACAGGTCACCGGCTCGCCAGCTCGGCGTCTGCACCCACACAACCAGGCCCCTGAGCTGCCGGAACGGCAGGTTGAAAAAGGCTCAGTGCCCATCCCACCGGACCCGAGCCCGGCGTGTCGGGCCGGAACCACCGTTCCTTGCACAGGCCCGAGAAAACTGGCGTATAGACGTTGTGGTAGAGTGAGCCTTTTTCAACCTGACCAGCGAGCTTCTGCGTCAGGAGATCGCGAAGGTTGCAGCGCAACTGCTCTGACCACAGCTGCACAGGTCACCGGCTCGCCAGCTCGGCGTCTGCACCCACACAACCAGGCCCCTGAGCTGCCGGAACGGCAGGTTGAAAAAGGCTCAGTGTATGAGTGAAGGAACGTCGACTCCCGCGTCGTGAGCTGCCAGAGATTCGTTCGCAGTTCGTGCGGATGGTGGATGACGGGATCGGGCGCGAGTCGATCATGTCGGCGCTACGGCTGAAGCGTGCCACGTACTTTCAATGGCGGCGTCTGTACCGGGAGGGCGGGGTGCAGGCGCTGGCCGTGAAGCCCTTGCCGGGGGCGAAATCGAAGCTGACTGAACAGCAGACATCG harbors:
- a CDS encoding transposase family protein, whose protein sequence is MLSYPSGMTVSSRALHVLSDALRAHRNQRATRWRKLTCGRQALLVVAHLRKGETYTDLACGFRVGTSTVYRYLREAIELLAAMAPTLEQAIDVAIGKAFVILDGTLLRIDRVGMASGYDRGFYSGKHKCHGLNVQVIADPAGRLVWISPPLPGARHDIGAAREHGIIDALTEHRIRAAADTAYQGAGPTVAVPHRRRRKDPDTGRFRPLSHNQREVNAAHSRRRGPGERVNAELKNWKILRKIRSSPNRAGQLIAAVQTLMIVNT
- a CDS encoding IS256 family transposase, with product MVADARARGLELTGPDGLLKLFTKNVLETALGEEMTEHLGHAKNRADPDRESTNNRNGHRSKTVISDAVGEVEIEVPRDRDSTFEPQIVRKRQRRLGDVDEIVLSLYAKGLTTGEISAHFSEIYGASVSKETVSRITDSVIAEMQEWVSRPLDAVYVAVFVDAIMVKVRDGQVANRPVYAAIGVTVDGRKDVLGLWAGSGGEGAKFWLGVLTDLRNRGMRDVFFLVCDGLKGLPEVVENVWPQTIVQTCIVHLIRNSFRLTSRRDTDAIKRGIRAIYTAPTADAALAALDDLDEKWGRTYPAMIRLWRNAWTEFVPFLDYDAEIRAVLCSTNAIESLNARYRRAVRARGHFPSEAAALKCLYLVTRSLDPTGRGRARWTIRWKPVINAFAITFGDRWPSAEHY